From the genome of Numida meleagris isolate 19003 breed g44 Domestic line chromosome 32, NumMel1.0, whole genome shotgun sequence, one region includes:
- the LOC110389168 gene encoding keratin, type II cytoskeletal cochleal-like isoform X4: MSRQTYSTRAGGGGRSYSAASAIIPGGSRAGFSSVSVARSGGGGGGFGRLLGGGGGGGGGGGGGGFGSRSLYSLGGSKRISFGVGSSFRSAFGGGGSGLGGGSGGGFGLGGGGGGGGLGLGLGGGGGGGGLGLGLGLGGGGGGGGGYGFGGGPGGLGFGGAGGMGGLGGLGGGRIPVGFGGPPGMGTIQEVTVNQSLLAPLNLEIDPNIQQVRKEEKEQIKTLNNKFASFIDKVRFLEQQNKVLETKWTLLQDQGQKNSTGKNNLDPLFEAYINNLKRQLANLLSERGRMDGELKNMQDLVEDFKNKYEEEINRRTAAENEFVVLKKDVDAAYMNKVELEAKVDALTDELNFLRALYEAELAQLSAQVSDTAVILSMDNNRDLDLGSIIAEVKAQYEDIANRSRAEAEAWYQTKYEELQATAGKHGDDLRNTKGEISELNRLIQRIRAEIENTRNQCATLQTAIGDSEERGELALKDAKAKMMELEDALQKAKADMARQLREYQELMNVKLALDIEIATYRKLLEGEESRLSGEGLNPISYSVISSSSGTAGGGGSGFSLGGGGGSGLGLGGGGGGYSFGSGGGLGLGGGGGLGGGYGGGSGLGLGGGSSGSGLSSAGGNFSSGSAKGTNPGVKIVSKTSSSKKSIKSQSLKNATQPE; the protein is encoded by the exons ATGAGCCGGCAGACATACAGCACTAGGGCTGGGGGTGGAGGGCGGTCATACAGCGCTGCCTCAGCCATCATtcctgggggcagcagggctggcttcAGCTCAGTGTCAGTGGCACGATCTGGAGGAGGCGGTGGTGGCTTTGGAAGGCTccttggaggaggaggaggaggaggaggtggcgGCGGTGGTGGAGGTTTTGGCAGCAGGAGCCTCTACAGCCTCGGTGGTTCCAAGAGGATTTCCTTTGGTGTTGGAAGCAGCTTCCGGAGCGCTTTTGGGGGTGGTGGCTCTGGCCTGGGAGGTGGCAGTGGTGGTGGCTTTGGtcttggtggtggtggaggtggCGGTGGCCTTGGACTTGGTCTCggtggtggtggaggtggtggtggccTTGGCCTTGGCCTTGGtcttggtggtggtggaggtggtggtggtggctaTGGCTTTGGTGGAGGTCCTGGCGGACTTGGCTTTGGTGGAGCAGGAGGCATGGGGGGACTTGGAGGGCTGGGTGGTGGAAGGATTCCCGTGGGGTTTGGTGGCCCTCCTGGCATGGGCACCATCCAAGAAGTGACAGTCAACCAGAGTCTGCTGGCTCCCCTCAACCTGGAAATCGACCCCAACATTCAGCAGGTGCgcaaggaggagaaggagcagatCAAGACCCTCAACAACAAGTTTGCTTCCTTCATTGACAAG GTTCGCTtcctggagcagcagaacaaggTGCTCGAGACCAAATGGACCCTCCTACAGGACCAGGgtcagaaaaacagcacaggCAAGAACAACCTGGACCCACTCTTCGAGGCTTACATCAACAACCTGAAGCGGCAGCTGGCCAACCTGCTGAGCGAGAGAGGACGCATGGACGGGGAGCTGAAGAACATGCAAGACCTTGTTGAGGATTTCAAGAACAA GTATGAAGAGGAAATCAACCGAcgcacagcagcagagaatgaATTTGTGGTGCTGAAAAAG GATGTGGATGCTGCTTACATGAATAAGGTGGAGCTGGAGGCCAAGGTGGATGCTCTGACTGATGAGCTCAACTTCCTCCGAGCCCTCTATGAGGCG GAGCTGGCTCAGCTCAGTGCACAGGTGTCTGACACTGCCGTCATCCTGTCCATGGACAACAACCGGGACCTGGACCTCGGCAGCATCATAGCTGAAGTCAAAGCTCAGTATGAGGACATCGCCAACCGCAGCCGGGCTGAGGCAGAGGCTTGGTACCAAACAAAG TACGAAGAGCTGCAAGCCACAGCTGGGAAGCATGGGGATGACCTGCGCAACACGAAGGGGGAGATCTCTGAGCTCAACCGGCTCATCCAGAGGATCCGAGCAGAGATAGAGAACACAAGGAACCAG TGTGCCACCCTGCAAACAGCCATTGGAGACTCTGAGGAGCGCGGGGAGCTGGCTCTCAAGGATGCCAAGGCGAAGATGATGGAGCTGGAGGATGCCCTGCAGAAAGCCAAAGCTGATATGGCCCGGCAGCTGCGCGAGTACCAGGAGCTGATGAACGTCAAGCTGGCCCTGGACATCGAGATTGCAACCTACAGGAAGCTGCTGGAGGGCGAGGAGAGCCG GCTGAGTGGAGAAGGACTCAACCCCATCAGCTACT cggtgatcagctccagctctggcacagctg GCGGTGGTGGAAGCGGATTCAGTCTTGGAGGTGGTGGTGGAAGTGGTCTTGGTCTTGGAGGCGGTGGTGGAGGCTACAGCTTTGGAAGTGGAGGAGGACTCGGACTTGGAGGTGGGGGTGGTCTTGGAGGTGGGTACGGAGGTGGCAGTGGGCTCGGGcttggaggaggcagcagcggAAGTGGGCTGAGTTCTGCAGGAGGGAATTTCAGCTCTGGAAGCGCAAAAGGCACCAATCCAGGTGTGAAAATCGTCTCCAAAACTTCCTCCAGCAAAAAGAGCATAAAGAGCCAAAGCCTGAAGAATGCTACACAGCCCGAGTAA
- the LOC110389168 gene encoding keratin, type II cytoskeletal cochleal-like isoform X2 has product MSRQTYSTRAGGGGRSYSAASAIIPGGSRAGFSSVSVARSGGGGGGFGRLLGGGGGGGGGGGGGGFGSRSLYSLGGSKRISFGVGSSFRSAFGGGGSGLGGGSGGGFGLGGGGGGGGLGLGLGGGGGGGGLGLGLGLGGGGGGGGGYGFGGGPGGLGFGGAGGMGGLGGLGGGRIPVGFGGPPGMGTIQEVTVNQSLLAPLNLEIDPNIQQVRKEEKEQIKTLNNKFASFIDKVRFLEQQNKVLETKWTLLQDQGQKNSTGKNNLDPLFEAYINNLKRQLANLLSERGRMDGELKNMQDLVEDFKNKYEEEINRRTAAENEFVVLKKDVDAAYMNKVELEAKVDALTDELNFLRALYEAELAQLSAQVSDTAVILSMDNNRDLDLGSIIAEVKAQYEDIANRSRAEAEAWYQTKYEELQATAGKHGDDLRNTKGEISELNRLIQRIRAEIENTRNQCATLQTAIGDSEERGELALKDAKAKMMELEDALQKAKADMARQLREYQELMNVKLALDIEIATYRKLLEGEESRSSSGTAGGGGGFGGLSLSGGGGGSGFGLGGGGGSGFGLGGGGGSGFGLGGGGGSGFSLGGGGGSGLGLGGGGGGYSFGSGGGLGLGGGGGLGGGYGGGSGLGLGGGSSGSGLSSAGGNFSSGSAKGTNPGVKIVSKTSSSKKSIKSQSLKNATQPE; this is encoded by the exons ATGAGCCGGCAGACATACAGCACTAGGGCTGGGGGTGGAGGGCGGTCATACAGCGCTGCCTCAGCCATCATtcctgggggcagcagggctggcttcAGCTCAGTGTCAGTGGCACGATCTGGAGGAGGCGGTGGTGGCTTTGGAAGGCTccttggaggaggaggaggaggaggaggtggcgGCGGTGGTGGAGGTTTTGGCAGCAGGAGCCTCTACAGCCTCGGTGGTTCCAAGAGGATTTCCTTTGGTGTTGGAAGCAGCTTCCGGAGCGCTTTTGGGGGTGGTGGCTCTGGCCTGGGAGGTGGCAGTGGTGGTGGCTTTGGtcttggtggtggtggaggtggCGGTGGCCTTGGACTTGGTCTCggtggtggtggaggtggtggtggccTTGGCCTTGGCCTTGGtcttggtggtggtggaggtggtggtggtggctaTGGCTTTGGTGGAGGTCCTGGCGGACTTGGCTTTGGTGGAGCAGGAGGCATGGGGGGACTTGGAGGGCTGGGTGGTGGAAGGATTCCCGTGGGGTTTGGTGGCCCTCCTGGCATGGGCACCATCCAAGAAGTGACAGTCAACCAGAGTCTGCTGGCTCCCCTCAACCTGGAAATCGACCCCAACATTCAGCAGGTGCgcaaggaggagaaggagcagatCAAGACCCTCAACAACAAGTTTGCTTCCTTCATTGACAAG GTTCGCTtcctggagcagcagaacaaggTGCTCGAGACCAAATGGACCCTCCTACAGGACCAGGgtcagaaaaacagcacaggCAAGAACAACCTGGACCCACTCTTCGAGGCTTACATCAACAACCTGAAGCGGCAGCTGGCCAACCTGCTGAGCGAGAGAGGACGCATGGACGGGGAGCTGAAGAACATGCAAGACCTTGTTGAGGATTTCAAGAACAA GTATGAAGAGGAAATCAACCGAcgcacagcagcagagaatgaATTTGTGGTGCTGAAAAAG GATGTGGATGCTGCTTACATGAATAAGGTGGAGCTGGAGGCCAAGGTGGATGCTCTGACTGATGAGCTCAACTTCCTCCGAGCCCTCTATGAGGCG GAGCTGGCTCAGCTCAGTGCACAGGTGTCTGACACTGCCGTCATCCTGTCCATGGACAACAACCGGGACCTGGACCTCGGCAGCATCATAGCTGAAGTCAAAGCTCAGTATGAGGACATCGCCAACCGCAGCCGGGCTGAGGCAGAGGCTTGGTACCAAACAAAG TACGAAGAGCTGCAAGCCACAGCTGGGAAGCATGGGGATGACCTGCGCAACACGAAGGGGGAGATCTCTGAGCTCAACCGGCTCATCCAGAGGATCCGAGCAGAGATAGAGAACACAAGGAACCAG TGTGCCACCCTGCAAACAGCCATTGGAGACTCTGAGGAGCGCGGGGAGCTGGCTCTCAAGGATGCCAAGGCGAAGATGATGGAGCTGGAGGATGCCCTGCAGAAAGCCAAAGCTGATATGGCCCGGCAGCTGCGCGAGTACCAGGAGCTGATGAACGTCAAGCTGGCCCTGGACATCGAGATTGCAACCTACAGGAAGCTGCTGGAGGGCGAGGAGAGCCG ctccagctctggcacagctggtggaggaggaggatttgGTGGACTGAGCCTAAGTGGAGGCGGCGGTGGAAGTGGATTCGGTCTTGGAGGCGGCGGTGGAAGTGGATTCGGTCTTGGAGGCGGTGGTGGAAGTGGATTTGGTCTTGGAGGCGGTGGTGGAAGCGGATTCAGTCTTGGAGGTGGTGGTGGAAGTGGTCTTGGTCTTGGAGGCGGTGGTGGAGGCTACAGCTTTGGAAGTGGAGGAGGACTCGGACTTGGAGGTGGGGGTGGTCTTGGAGGTGGGTACGGAGGTGGCAGTGGGCTCGGGcttggaggaggcagcagcggAAGTGGGCTGAGTTCTGCAGGAGGGAATTTCAGCTCTGGAAGCGCAAAAGGCACCAATCCAGGTGTGAAAATCGTCTCCAAAACTTCCTCCAGCAAAAAGAGCATAAAGAGCCAAAGCCTGAAGAATGCTACACAGCCCGAGTAA